GAACTGCCGCGTTCCGACAGTGTTCGAGCAGCCCCGGTGGCGCTGCGTCCCACCCTTCTCCGAGGCCGACGCCCAGAGCGCCGACGCCCTGGTCTGCGATGCGCGCCACGTAATCGGCATCCTCGGCACGTCCGGTGAGAGGGATCCCCGTCGTCAGGAGCAGCTCACCGCCGTCGAGATATCTGCCGGGGTCGCCCAGTTCGGAGACATGCACCCCGCTGATCTCGCGCGCGGCGTCGAACGGCATGAGCGGATGCAGCGAGGAACCGGCTGTCCGTACGAGATCCCCTAACGATGTCATGTCTACAGCATGCAACATGCACAGTCAGGATCAAACACTCATGCATGCTGCCCGAGGCGGCAGATGCGAGGGATCTAGTCTCGTGCCCATGACTTCAGTACCGCACCTCGTCACCGAGATACCCGGCCCCCGATCCCGAGAGCTGCACGCCCAGCGCGCCCGAGCTGTCGCTTCCGGCTTCGGCGTCGCCCTGCCGGTCTTCGTCGCCGGCGCAGATGACTCGACGCTCCGGGATGTCGATGGGAACACGCTGATCGACTTCGCTTCCGGGATCGCCGTGACGAGCTTCGGAGCGGCCAATCCGCGTATCCGCGAGAATGTCGGCGAGCAGCTCGAGAAGTTCACGCACACGTGCTTCATGGTCACCGAGTACGAGGGCTTCGTACGCGTTGCGGAATGGTTGAACGCACACACCCCCGGCGACTTCGAGAAGCGCACCGGCCTGTTCAGCACCGGAGCCGAAGCCGTCGAGAACGCCGTCAAGATCTCTCGCGCGCACACCGGTCGCCCCGGAGTGCTCGTCATCGACGAGGCGTATCACGGTCGCTCGATGCTCACGATGGCCATGACGGCGAAGGAGCACCCGTACAAGACCTCGTTCGGGCCGTTCTCCTCCGATGTCGTCCGCGGTCCGAACGCCAACCCGTTGCGCGGTGCAGGGGCCGACGAGGCTCTCGGCGAGATCGACCGGCTCATCGCCGAGCACGGCGGCGAATTCTTCGCTGCCATCGTGGTCGAACCCATCCAGGGTGAGGGCGGATTCATCGTCCCCGCTCCCGGTTTCCTCGCCGGGCTCCGTCGCATCGCCGACGAGCACGGCATCGTCCTCGTGATCGACGAGATCCAGGCCGGTCTCGGCCGTACCGGCCGCCTCTTCGCGAGTGAGTACGACGGCGTCGCAGGAGACATCACGCTCACCGCCAAGGCACTCGGTGGCGGACTCCCACTCAGCGCGGTGACCGGGCGGGCGGAGATCATGGATGCCGCGCACGTCGGAGGGCTCGGCGGCACGTATGCGGGGAATCCGCTGGCGTGCGCAGCGGCGCTCGCCGTCTTCGACATCCTCGATGACCCGGATACCCTGCCCCGTGTGGCGACGATCGAAGACACGATCCGACGCCACCTGGAACCGCTGGCTTCGGAGATCGCCACGATCGCCGAAGTGCGCGGCCGCGGCGCGATGATGGCGATCGAGTTCGCCGAGCCTGGCACGCTCGAACCCCGCGCCGATCTCGCGCAGCGCATCTCCGCGGAGTGCCACGCCGCCGGGGTCCTCACGCTCACGTGCGGCACCCACGGCAACGTCATCCGTCTGCTTCCGCCGCTCGTGATCGATCTCGACGTCCTGGAGACCGGGCTCGAGATCCTCGCCGCAGCCGTCCGCTCCGTCGCAGCCGAGGAGGCAGCAGCATGACCATCGTTCCCGATCTGCTTGATTTCGACGAACTCCTGAGCGACGAGGAACGCTCGACCCGTGACCGCGTTCGTGCCTTCGTCGACGAGCGCATCCGGCCGAACATAGCCGACTGGTACGACCGCGCTGTGTTCCCGACCGAACTCGTGCCTGAGCTCGCGGAGCTCGGGGTTCTGGGAATGCATCTGTCGGGATACGGCTGCCCGGGCAGGAGCGCCGTGGAGTACGGCCTGGCAGCCCTTGAACTCGAAGCCGGCGACTCCGGTCTGCGCACTTTCGTCTCTGTGCAGGGTTCCCTTGCAATGAGCGCCATCCACAAGCACGGCAGCGAGGAGCAGAAGCAGCGCTGGCTGCCGCAGATGGCCCGCGGCGAGATCATCGGATGCTTCGGCCTCACCGAGCCCAACTCCGGCTCCGACCCCTCGAGCATGACGACTTTCGCGCGTCGCGATGGCGACGGCTGGGTGCTCAACGGCGCCAAGCGATGGATCGGCCTCGCCTCGATCGCGCAGATCGCGATCATCTGGGCGCAGACCGACGAGGGCGTGCGCGGATTCATCGTCCCCACCGAGACCGAGGGGTTCGTCGCCACCCCGATCGCTCCGAAGCTGTCGATGAGAGCGTCGATCCAGTGCGACATCGCGCTCACCGATGTACGCCTCCCCGCCGACGCGCTCCTCCCTGAAGCTCGCGGCCTGCGGGCACCGTTCTCCTGCCTGAACGAGGCCAGGTACGGCATCGGCTGGGGTGTGATCGGGGCCGCACGCGACAGCTACGCGACTGCCTTGTCGTACGCGAAGACGCGCGTGCAGTTCAACCAGCCGATCGCTGGATTCCAACTCACCCAGCAGAAGCTCGTCGACATGGCCGTCGAGATCGAGAAGGCACAATTGCTCGCGTTGCGGCTGGGGCGGCTGAAGGACGCGGGGAAGCTCCTGCCTCACCAGATCTCGGTGGCGAAGCTCAGCAACACCAGAGCGGCGATCGCGATCGCCCGCGAGGCGCGGACGATCCTCGGTGGCAACGGCGTATCCGGCGACTACTCACCGCTGCGTCACGCCGCGAACCTCGAGTCGGTCCGCACCTATGAGGGCACGGATGAAGTCCACACTCTTGTGCTCGGCGCGCACATCACCGGCATCTCCGCCTTCCGAGGCGCTGCGACAGAAGGAGCATCATGACCATCACCGCACTTCGCCACTTCATCGACGGTGCCTGGACCGAGGGCTCAGGAGAACCGCTCATCGATGTGAACCCCAGCCGACCGGATGACATCGTCGCCGAGGGGGCCGGTGCCTCGAACGAGGACGTGGCTCGGGCCTTCGACGCGGCCCGTGCCGCGTTCGACGGCTGGCGGCGGACTCCCGCCCGCTCCAGGGCGGCGATCCTGCTCCGCGCCGCCGACATCATCGATGCGCATCGGGACGAGTGGGGGCGGGAGCTGGCTCGAGAGGAGGGCAAGACTCTCGCCGAAGCCATCGCAGAGACGGGACACTCCGCGAACATCCTGCGCTTCCACGCCCAGGAGGCGGACCGGGCGAGCGGGAGCGTGTTCGAATCCCCGACACCGGGCGAGCGCATACTCGTCGTACGGCGGCCGGTCGGCGTGATCGGTGCTATCACACCGTTCAACTTCCCGATCTCGATCCCGGCGTGGAAGCTCGCCCCGGCGCTCGTGTGGGGGAACACGATCGTCTGGAAGGCCGCGACCTTCGTGCCTCTCCTCGCCATGCGTTTCGCCCAGGCTCTGAAGGAAGCCGGCCTCCCGAAGGGTGTGCTCAATCTCGTGAACGGTGCCGCTGCGGTCGGCGAAGCCATCGTCTCCCACCCTGACGTGGATGCTGTGACCTTCACCGGCTCGACCAAGGTCGGGCGGCTCATCGCGGCCGAGCTCGCTGCACGAGGAGTTCCGTTCCAGGGAGAGATGGGCGGGAAGAACGCCTCGCTCGTGCTGGCGGATGCTGACCTCGATGTCGCAGTGGAACAGGTCGCCATCGGCGCCTTCCGCGCGGCAGGACAGAAATGCACGGCCACATCCCGCGTGATCGTGCATCATGACGTGGCGGAAGAGTTCCTCCGCCGCCTCGCCGAGCGCACGCAGCGCATGGACGTCGGCGACGCGCTCGCCGATGGGGTCGAGGTCGGGCCGGTCGTGGACGCCGTGGCCCGTGACCGCGTCGTTGCTGCTCTCGGACGTGCGAAGGCATACGCCACGCCCGTCTACGCGCCGGAGCCCTACCAGGATGGCGCGCTTGCCGATGGCTTCTTCGTGCCGCCGTCGATCTTCGAGCTCTCGGATGACGCTCCCGGCGAGCTGTGGAGTGAAGAACTGTTCGGCCCCGTGGTCGGTGTTCGTCGAGTGGCGTCCGCTGCGGAGGGCATCGCCCTCGTGAACGACAGCGAGTACGGTCTCTCGACCGCCGTCTTCACGACGAACCTCGCGCACGCGTTGGCGGCCATCGAAGACATCCGAGTGGGCGTCGTGCACATCAACTCGGCATCTGCCGGCGCAGACCTTCACGTGCCTTTCGGGGGCAGCGGGGCGAGTGCGCTCGGACCGAAGGAACAGGGTGCTGCGGCCAGAGATTTCTTCACGGAGACGGCGACGGTCTACCTGCAGGGGTGACTTCAGGATCTGCGAGGTCAATTCGCCGGGAACCGAGACGCACCTGGCGATCCGCTGCCGCGATGGTTGCGGCTCGGTGCGCGATGAGCAGGATCGCCCTGTCCTCGTCGTGACGCAGGAGTTCGAGGATCGCTTCGTCGGCCTCCGGATCGAGGGAAGCCGTGGCCTCGTCGAGCACGAGCACCCGAGGGTCTCGGAGCAGCGCACGAGCGATCGCGACGCGTGCCCGCTGACCGCCCGAGAGCCCTGTGCCGTGCTCGCCGATCGGCGTCTCCAGCCCGAGAGGCAGCGTCGATTCCACGGCGAGCAGCCCGGCGGCCGCAGCCGCACGTCGTATCGACTGCTGCGTGGCATCCGGTTGGCCCAAAGCGATGTTGGAACGGATCGTCCCTCGCAGCAGCGGTGACGACTGCGGCACGACGGCGACGAGACGGCGCAGATCGCGATCCGCCAGTGATCGGATGTCGATTCCATCGACGCGGACCGCACCGGCATCCGGATCCCACAGGCGCAGCACCAGCCGCGCCGCAGTGGTCTTTCCTGCACCGGACGGTCCGATCAGCGCTACGGTCTCGCCGGGGCGAACGTGCATATCGAGACGGTCGAGCACAGCCGTGGTCCCGTCATAGCTGAAGCCGACGCCGTCGAACACCAGGCCCTTCTCCTCGCGGGGTTCTGCCGTCGGTGAAAGTACAGCTGTCGAAGCCGGTTCGTCGAAGGCCTCCACGATCCTCTCTGCCGAAGCGCGGAGCATTCCGGCGCCGCGGAGCAGATCGATGATCTGTGCAGCCGGCCCCAATCCGGCCACGGACACCGCGACAGCCAACGGGATGTCGGCCGGGGCGAGGTGCGCGCCCGCGAAGAGGGCGATGCCGACCGCGCCGATGGCGGCAGCGGCGAGTGTCAGGTCGGCGATGCCGCGCTCCATCCCCACGCGAGAGGCTTCCCGTATCTGAATGCGCGCCAGCGCGCGTACCTCATCGCTGATGTGATCCATCCGCGCCTCGAGCGCATCGGCGCCGCGCAGTTCCCGCAGTCCGCGCATCGTGTCGAGGAGCTCGGAGCGGACGCGACCGGCTCCCGAAGCGAGCGCTGCACCATTGCGCGCGGCGATGCGCGCTGTGCACAACGGGACGGCGACACCGACGACCAGCAGCGGAAGCCACACCGCCAGCAACGCCGGATTGATCGCTGAAGAGACGGCGGCGCTCGCGGAGAGCACCAGTACCGCGGAGAGGGTCTGCGCCACGGTGTGGGCGTAGAGCCACTCCAAGGTCTCTATGTCCGTCACCAGCGTGGATACCAGATCCCCGGTGCGTCGCTGCCTGCGCCGTGAGGGCAGCGCACGGCGCAGCGACGTGAAGACGCGACCTCTGAGCACGCCGATGAGACGGTAGGCGAGGTCGTGCGAAACCCAGGATTCGCGCCAGGTGGATGCGGCCACGACCACGCAGAGCAATGAGAGGACGACGGCGAACGATGGCAGATCGTCGCCTGCGCCGGTGATGACGCGTCCGACGACGACGGCGAGGCCGAGCGTGATCGCCAGTATGGCGCCCTGCACGACGATGCTCCAGAGCACGGTTTCGATGAAGCGGCCGCGGTGCGTGGCGATCACCGGGAGCAGACGGCGGATCGCTTTCATCGAGCGCTCCCGATGTGGATCCGGGCATGCGGTCGACCACGCGCAGGAGGAGGTCCGTCTCCCGACGAGGAGATGCCGCCCTGGTCGAGGGCGATCCAGCGATCGGCGTGAATGCATGCGCTCTCGCGGTGGGCGATGAGGATCGTCGTGCGTCGCGGATCGTGAGCGTCGACGCCGTCCATGACGCGCCGCTCGGTCTCGGCGTCGAGCGCAGACGTCACCTCGTCGAGGATGAGGA
The DNA window shown above is from Microbacterium murale and carries:
- a CDS encoding aminotransferase class III-fold pyridoxal phosphate-dependent enzyme — translated: MTSVPHLVTEIPGPRSRELHAQRARAVASGFGVALPVFVAGADDSTLRDVDGNTLIDFASGIAVTSFGAANPRIRENVGEQLEKFTHTCFMVTEYEGFVRVAEWLNAHTPGDFEKRTGLFSTGAEAVENAVKISRAHTGRPGVLVIDEAYHGRSMLTMAMTAKEHPYKTSFGPFSSDVVRGPNANPLRGAGADEALGEIDRLIAEHGGEFFAAIVVEPIQGEGGFIVPAPGFLAGLRRIADEHGIVLVIDEIQAGLGRTGRLFASEYDGVAGDITLTAKALGGGLPLSAVTGRAEIMDAAHVGGLGGTYAGNPLACAAALAVFDILDDPDTLPRVATIEDTIRRHLEPLASEIATIAEVRGRGAMMAIEFAEPGTLEPRADLAQRISAECHAAGVLTLTCGTHGNVIRLLPPLVIDLDVLETGLEILAAAVRSVAAEEAAA
- a CDS encoding acyl-CoA dehydrogenase family protein, with the protein product MTIVPDLLDFDELLSDEERSTRDRVRAFVDERIRPNIADWYDRAVFPTELVPELAELGVLGMHLSGYGCPGRSAVEYGLAALELEAGDSGLRTFVSVQGSLAMSAIHKHGSEEQKQRWLPQMARGEIIGCFGLTEPNSGSDPSSMTTFARRDGDGWVLNGAKRWIGLASIAQIAIIWAQTDEGVRGFIVPTETEGFVATPIAPKLSMRASIQCDIALTDVRLPADALLPEARGLRAPFSCLNEARYGIGWGVIGAARDSYATALSYAKTRVQFNQPIAGFQLTQQKLVDMAVEIEKAQLLALRLGRLKDAGKLLPHQISVAKLSNTRAAIAIAREARTILGGNGVSGDYSPLRHAANLESVRTYEGTDEVHTLVLGAHITGISAFRGAATEGAS
- a CDS encoding aldehyde dehydrogenase family protein, with translation MTITALRHFIDGAWTEGSGEPLIDVNPSRPDDIVAEGAGASNEDVARAFDAARAAFDGWRRTPARSRAAILLRAADIIDAHRDEWGRELAREEGKTLAEAIAETGHSANILRFHAQEADRASGSVFESPTPGERILVVRRPVGVIGAITPFNFPISIPAWKLAPALVWGNTIVWKAATFVPLLAMRFAQALKEAGLPKGVLNLVNGAAAVGEAIVSHPDVDAVTFTGSTKVGRLIAAELAARGVPFQGEMGGKNASLVLADADLDVAVEQVAIGAFRAAGQKCTATSRVIVHHDVAEEFLRRLAERTQRMDVGDALADGVEVGPVVDAVARDRVVAALGRAKAYATPVYAPEPYQDGALADGFFVPPSIFELSDDAPGELWSEELFGPVVGVRRVASAAEGIALVNDSEYGLSTAVFTTNLAHALAAIEDIRVGVVHINSASAGADLHVPFGGSGASALGPKEQGAAARDFFTETATVYLQG
- a CDS encoding ABC transporter ATP-binding protein — protein: MKAIRRLLPVIATHRGRFIETVLWSIVVQGAILAITLGLAVVVGRVITGAGDDLPSFAVVLSLLCVVVAASTWRESWVSHDLAYRLIGVLRGRVFTSLRRALPSRRRQRRTGDLVSTLVTDIETLEWLYAHTVAQTLSAVLVLSASAAVSSAINPALLAVWLPLLVVGVAVPLCTARIAARNGAALASGAGRVRSELLDTMRGLRELRGADALEARMDHISDEVRALARIQIREASRVGMERGIADLTLAAAAIGAVGIALFAGAHLAPADIPLAVAVSVAGLGPAAQIIDLLRGAGMLRASAERIVEAFDEPASTAVLSPTAEPREEKGLVFDGVGFSYDGTTAVLDRLDMHVRPGETVALIGPSGAGKTTAARLVLRLWDPDAGAVRVDGIDIRSLADRDLRRLVAVVPQSSPLLRGTIRSNIALGQPDATQQSIRRAAAAAGLLAVESTLPLGLETPIGEHGTGLSGGQRARVAIARALLRDPRVLVLDEATASLDPEADEAILELLRHDEDRAILLIAHRAATIAAADRQVRLGSRRIDLADPEVTPAGRPSPSP